Genomic window (Rhododendron vialii isolate Sample 1 chromosome 4a, ASM3025357v1):
CCTCCAGAAGTCTTTTGAAGCACGGGTTTTCCCTCTATTTGGTACAAATGATTAGACTAATTCCTTGCTTTGGCACCTGGTAGTTCTATTTTTCTTGCAGCATTGCCCTTTCTTGAATTTGGCGAACATGGTTTTACAGGGAGGCTCATCAAATAAGGTCGTGGACTGCATTCTCTGTTTAAAAGGTTATTATGAGTGGAAGCAAGCCGGTGGAATTGGGGTTTGGAGGTACGGTGGAACTGTGAGGATCACATCTTTTCCAAAGGAGTCACCATCTTCATTAATCGGAAGTGACAGTACTGATGAATCTGTGGATGAATCTGAAGCATCCCAATATGAACAGTTATTGGACTTTCTCCATCTTTCAAGTGAGGTCTCGGATGAAGAATCCAAGGCTGCTAATGCACTGACCTTCCTTTTTGAGGCTTTTGGGCTTGGAATGCTACAGGCTTATCTGACAGAAAGTAATGGAACTGAAGATTTTCCTTTGAATGCAATGGTAGGTAAGAcctgttccttttttttttgttggtattaATCTAGTTTGTACATTTTTTGCATTCAGCCTAAATGGGATGGTGTAGAATATCCTAGGAATATGAAGTAAGACCATTAGAATTTTGATGTTATAGGCCCAAAACAGATGTGTATAAACtctgaaatttattttattaggATCATAAAAGGGTCTTTGTGGTTGAAACTGACAAGTCCCTGACAAGGTGATGGCACAAGAATCAAatgataaatatttttatgatcaTCTTTACACATGCCCAACATACGTAGGTATTTTCAGTGATCTGGTCAAAGATAATGCCTAAGTGGGCTAATGTTAATCAAATTTTGGTTCACAATATATGGTAGGATGATGAGCAAATTTTGTACATTTATAAAGAGTTGTCCATGCTCTATGCACAACTTAGCACTTATTATGCCTCAACACTTGGTATAATTCTCCTTCAAAGTGTATTTTCTCTTGCAGTCTGGATGCTCATGAGGTAATGGTTTTGTATTATATTTAggttgtggattttttttctccttaaaaTTTACGTTCTGGAATTTTACAGTATTTTTTGTGGTGAAAAATTGTAGGTCATTGATACTGTCCTCAGGAAGGTGGTCAAGGATTTCTCAGCACAGCTAGTGTCTGAAGGCATTCAGGTCATATCAATTGCTGACGTTAAATGTTAATTTAGTGGTGTTTGACACTTACCTGCTTAAGTACCTTGATTTTGTACAAGTGCAAAGTTGCAATCATTCCACCAATGTATTGAAGAGATGTAAATTTGTTTTACTACCTTCTACAGCTTGGGTTGCTTCTGAAGAAACTATTGCAAAGCAATGGGGTTCCTTTGTCAAAAAGTGAATTCCTAGAGGCCATTTCAAAATATCTTGCTCAAAGAACCAGTTTGGTTTCAAGTGATTTGTCCAAATTCTGTATCTGCGGTGGGAGACGTGAAGTCTGGCAAAGTATTGGTGACTCTGCTGATAATGCCGATATAAATGACCTTCAACACAAACAGCTTGAGGTTCAACTGTCAAATACTTAATTTGATGCTCTTTTTTCTTCATGTAGTGATTTAATTGTGCTATTTGCAGCGCATCCTTTGATTTGGCTTTGTAAGAGAATTCAAGTTGTAAAAACTCTGAAAATTGTTTACTTAATTTGGAGAGGGCGAGCTTTGGTTTAGTAGTTGGTTTGATGGAGATATGTGCAACCCCAATAAGGTTTGCAATATTAGCAGAGAGAAGCGATTGGGATTGGTGGCGTTTTTACCTCCTGGATATGTTGTATATGCATGATTGGAAAGTTTAACAATGACTATGTTTCCAGATTTCCTTGCATGATATCTTAAACCATTTTGATTGTTTAAATTAAACcggtcttatttttctttcctcgtGTGACATTTTCAGGAGCTGAAATTACGTTTTCAAGAGGCGAAACAAGAAGTTGAGCAGGTTCGAGAAGGCTGGCAGGAAGAACGTACAAGGCTTGGTGAGGAAACTTACAGGCGTTCCCATCCTGTGTTTATACTTGGCTATACAGAGTCTTAAGTAATTGTTCAATGTCTACTTAAAGTTTCAGTTATACTTTTATGCAAACTTACACCCTTCATTTTTTCAGAACATCAAATTAAGGACCTTGAAGTGGCCTCTTCTTCCTATCACGAAGTTTTGGAGGAAAACCGCCTACTGTACAATCAAGTTCAGGACCTAAAAGGTGATTATCTTGAAGATAAGGTTTCATGGTTTTGTGAAAAATGAACTTATTCAGTGGATTTCTGTCTTGTAGGAACAATTAGGGTTTATTGCAGAGTTAGGCCCTTTCTACCTAGCCAAGGTGATGGGCAGTCGACTGTGGACTATATAGGAGAAAATGGAAATATTATGATTGTTAATCCTTGTAAGCAGGGTAAAGATGCAAGAAGGGTGTTCAATTTCAATAAAGTTTTTGCTACAAATGTGACCCAGGGTAAGTTGTTTTCTAAAATTGATTCTATTATGTTCACTATAAATTAAGTTGAACTTTCTTGAAGTGGTTACTGCTATTTTAAGTGGTCAAGAGCCATGTGTTGTGAAAACAAGACTTCAAACATGAGAATTTAGTAAGTAGTTTTCCTATTCAGATACTATTTCATTCCAATTTGACTCGTAAAAGTTCCTTTAATGCCCTCTCTCTTTTAAAACATGCACTAGAGAATGTGCGCCCTCATTTAATGCTAGAACAATGAGGGAGTATTCTTGGAAAGTCAAAACTTTTTAATAATAGTCATTGTGTTCCCATAATTTTATGAAGTGTAAAAAATGGACGAACAAATTGAGACAGAAGGAGTAATTCTTTACGACcacacggcacacacatgcacccGTCAAATAACTACTGATTAGGTTTATAGAATTGGGGAAAGGACGTCTCCGTGCTTTTTTGGAATAGTGGTTGTAGTGGCATTACATGTCTGTCATGTACAATGTGTCCCAAATACCTTGTTAGAGATGCATCAACGCAATATCCTATATTAGAATAGCATAATCATGCAGACTTGACTTTATAACTTGTCAGAGGTGCAACTTCTTATGTTACTCTCATTGGCTTCATACTTGTAAAACATCATTGTGACGGTGTCTCTTTTTCATGTGCAGAGCAAATTTATGCAGATACACAGCCACTAGTAAGATCTGTCCTAGATGGTTATAATTGTTGTATATTTGCATATGGGCAAACTGGTTCCGGGAAGACGTACACAATGGTATAACGAAACTCATTAGTGTTGTGATTATGGCTTTGAGTTTACTTGCATAAATTTGTAACATGAGAATCCTTTTATAATATTTCCACTGGGTTTACACTTTCAAACAATATTTATGCTTCCGGAGGTGCCTTCTTTGGGGTTATATCTTGATTTCACAAGTTCTGCACAAGTGTCCAACACGACCATGCATGCGATCTTTGGATTGTCCAATTCTTGTACATTTTGTAAATTTGGATAAGAAAAATGTGAATGCACCTATACTAATTGAGCTACTTCTTGGGATTGTTCACTTTTACAGAGTGGTCCTGACTTAAATACGGATGAAACATGGGGTGTGAACTATCGAGCATTACGTgacttatttcatatttcaaGGATGAGGGTGGACTTTATAGAGTACGAGGTTGGAGTGCAGATGATTGAGATATATAATGAGCAAGTGAGAGATCTACTGGTCATTGATGGATCAAATAGACGATATCCTTTTTGAATTTAATTCGATAACTCATGCATCTCTTAGTCAATTGAACGTGGGCTTCTTAGGGTCTATTACTTTACACCTTAACTACTTGCACGTTAGACATACGAAACAATTCTCAATTGAATGGCCTCAATGTACCTGATGCGTCCTTGGTTCCAGTTAAATGCACCGAAGATGTTCTTGATTTGATGAAAATTGGCCAAAGAAACCGTGCTGTGGGCGCTACAGCTCTCAATGAGCGTAGCAGTCGTTCTCATAGGTAGACCGTTCATCTAAAGATTAGTgtcgttttaattttttttaactgtgCTCTGACTTTCATACCCTCTGCTGCCTTGGCATTTGCAGTATATTGACAGTTCATGTCCGCGGAAAAGAGTTGGTTTCTGGATCCATTCTAAAGGGTTGCCTCCATTTAGTTGATTTAGCTGGAAGTGAGAGAGTCGATAAATCTGAGGCTGTTGGTGAAAGACTGAAAGAAGCACAACATATAAACAGATCACTCTCTGCTCTGGGAGATGTGATTGCTGCACTTGCACAAAAGAGTACGCATATTCCATATCGGAATAGCAAGCTTACTCAAGTATTACAAGATTCTTTAGGTAATGGGATTTTTGTCCAAGGAGTGCACTTGCTCCTCCATTATCATATTCTCTTGAATGTTCTCGTTTAACTGTAATG
Coding sequences:
- the LOC131321904 gene encoding kinesin-like protein KIN-14F isoform X2, whose translation is MPQESNYNSVFSPPSKNLRGLKGLNSLVNNNNNSNGVSDASSYAEEIINDRELAQRRAGEAASRRYQAAEWLRQMDHCASDLLSKRPSEEDFCLSLRNGLILCNVLNKVNPGAVHKVVENPIIDVQATEAAAQSAIQYFENMRNFLVAVGNMKLLTFEASDLEKGGSSNKVVDCILCLKGYYEWKQAGGIGVWRYGGTVRITSFPKESPSSLIGSDSTDESVDESEASQYEQLLDFLHLSSEVSDEESKAANALTFLFEAFGLGMLQAYLTESNGTEDFPLNAMVIDTVLRKVVKDFSAQLVSEGIQLGLLLKKLLQSNGVPLSKSEFLEAISKYLAQRTSLVSSDLSKFCICGGRREVWQSIGDSADNADINDLQHKQLEELKLRFQEAKQEVEQVREGWQEERTRLEHQIKDLEVASSSYHEVLEENRLLYNQVQDLKGTIRVYCRVRPFLPSQGDGQSTVDYIGENGNIMIVNPCKQGKDARRVFNFNKVFATNVTQEQIYADTQPLVRSVLDGYNCCIFAYGQTGSGKTYTMSGPDLNTDETWGVNYRALRDLFHISRMRVDFIEYEVGVQMIEIYNEQVRDLLVIDGSNRRLDIRNNSQLNGLNVPDASLVPVKCTEDVLDLMKIGQRNRAVGATALNERSSRSHSILTVHVRGKELVSGSILKGCLHLVDLAGSERVDKSEAVGERLKEAQHINRSLSALGDVIAALAQKSTHIPYRNSKLTQVLQDSLGGHAKTLMFVHINPEVNAIGETISTLKFAERVASIDLGAAQSNKETGEIRDLKEEISNLKLSLERKEAELEQLKNANTRGTVESQRTRAVSPLLMSKYGVSASLKPEISQRPVDDSRNFEVRSSSSGKQRRSRVPSKFLDKDIIPRTPFLAEERLVNSGKPRSPSPPVRRSISTDRGALMKSRVKPDPTDHTPISKLQLPPRSSVNKSMATMSVIPPVDNNGRGLLGSQEVPKPDNISEAFLSFQRSIAKKVHQENEDGQFKQALNVRQGGIRKSKLESKVKPKNQLPTRIPKSDASVTMLSELDTGGKMEETRKSDFSEPENESGLNVSPVHSTLSVKKLQRNSARNSQTVEIRELGQKVESFLSLKSEQKVSNGVLRHPKEGSNSAMPEIRRSRSTPRGKFMILP